Proteins encoded in a region of the Malaciobacter mytili LMG 24559 genome:
- a CDS encoding apolipoprotein N-acyltransferase gives MFLVKPEYFNKTIIIKGLITAILLSAFIYLEYLNFNFKILNTFLGLLGLYFLITIPKNSLIYAGFFTGIFWFYWIANSFFYYEVAYLIPFVILGFGFIIAFLFYFTDFVIRTFRPLYCLVSSYFSPIIFNLVINKKFLRICAIFALSFIEPFNFNWFKLELLFIDSYLQTSKIAFILILLAVFLLTEKLKYKFLAIIPLLFAFDYNPNLKIKEPNLKIYMSKINIKQDQKWLKQNQHLIVNKNINEIDKAIDLNYDLVILPETTLPLLLNKDEFLMQYLKEKSQKIDIVIGAMSSDEKGFYNSSFFFSKEKVVIANKVVLVPFGEEIPLSSFLTDLINKWFYNGAQDYIKAVTPTDFNINGYKFRSAICYEATTNKIFENINDTKYMIAISNNAWFTPSIEPILQKLLMKYYAKKYNVIIYHVANGSENYIIKP, from the coding sequence ATGTTTTTAGTAAAACCTGAATATTTTAACAAAACTATTATAATAAAAGGCTTGATAACAGCTATATTGCTAAGTGCTTTTATTTACTTAGAGTATTTAAACTTTAATTTTAAAATATTAAACACCTTTTTAGGTCTTCTTGGTTTATACTTTTTAATTACAATTCCTAAAAATTCTTTAATTTATGCAGGATTTTTTACAGGAATTTTTTGGTTTTATTGGATAGCAAATAGTTTTTTTTATTATGAAGTAGCTTATTTAATACCCTTTGTAATCCTTGGTTTTGGATTTATAATTGCATTTTTATTTTACTTTACAGATTTTGTAATTAGAACATTTAGACCTCTATATTGTCTTGTAAGTTCATATTTTTCACCAATAATTTTTAATTTAGTAATAAATAAAAAATTTTTAAGAATTTGTGCTATTTTTGCATTAAGTTTTATAGAACCTTTTAATTTTAATTGGTTTAAATTAGAATTACTTTTTATTGATTCATATTTACAAACTTCTAAAATTGCATTTATTTTAATTTTATTAGCAGTTTTTTTATTAACAGAAAAATTAAAATATAAATTTTTAGCTATTATTCCTTTACTTTTTGCCTTTGATTATAACCCTAATTTAAAAATAAAAGAGCCAAATTTAAAAATATATATGTCTAAAATAAATATCAAGCAAGACCAAAAATGGCTAAAACAAAATCAACATTTAATAGTAAATAAAAATATAAATGAAATAGATAAAGCAATTGATTTAAATTATGATTTAGTTATCTTACCAGAGACTACTCTTCCTTTATTATTAAATAAAGATGAATTTTTAATGCAATATTTAAAAGAAAAATCTCAAAAAATTGATATAGTAATAGGTGCTATGTCAAGTGATGAAAAAGGATTTTATAACTCTTCATTTTTCTTTTCAAAAGAAAAAGTAGTTATTGCAAATAAAGTAGTTTTAGTTCCTTTTGGAGAAGAAATACCACTTTCAAGTTTCTTAACAGATTTAATAAATAAATGGTTTTATAATGGAGCACAAGATTATATAAAAGCTGTAACTCCAACTGATTTTAATATAAATGGTTATAAATTTAGGAGTGCAATTTGTTATGAAGCAACAACAAATAAAATCTTTGAAAATATAAATGATACAAAATATATGATAGCAATATCAAATAATGCTTGGTTTACCCCATCAATTGAGCCAATTTTACAAAAACTTCTAATGAAATATTATGCTAAAAAATATAATGTTATTATCTATCATGTGGCAAATGGAAGTGAAAATTATATAATTAAACCTTAA
- the yajC gene encoding preprotein translocase subunit YajC codes for MQGQSADLISSLLPLVALFAIFYFLIIRPQQKQAKAHKAMIAELKKGDKIVTNGGLMVEIIKVEETFLIVKNHDNTEMKLMKEFVAKLLD; via the coding sequence ATGCAAGGTCAAAGTGCTGATTTAATAAGCTCATTATTACCTCTAGTTGCGTTATTTGCAATTTTTTATTTTTTAATTATCAGACCACAACAAAAACAAGCTAAAGCTCATAAGGCTATGATTGCTGAATTAAAAAAGGGTGATAAGATTGTAACAAATGGTGGCTTAATGGTTGAAATTATTAAAGTTGAAGAGACTTTTTTAATTGTTAAAAATCATGATAATACTGAAATGAAATTAATGAAAGAGTTTGTTGCAAAACTTTTAGACTAA
- the secD gene encoding protein translocase subunit SecD encodes MKILNYRLIIFILSIIFGVVFSIPSFMQTNSGKKISLGLDLQGGLHMLLGVQTDEAVTSKIKTIATSIKYFAEDEDLLIEDLSINGDSITFTILDKDEAPKIETMLEKIGGLEVGLDELTFNVSLTDDEIVRTKDLSVAQAVETIRNRLDQFGLAEPTVIRQGETDIVVQLPGIRSQEDEKAARELISKPANLELMAVDEERADQVYTMSDAQAASYGDIILEDVKNPNTLYLVKEIPILNGEQVIDAKVAFDQSNQPIINFTLNSSGARIFGDFTAKSIGKRLAVVLDGKVYSAPSIRERIGGGSGQISGGFTMIEAGNVAIALRSGALPASVKLLEKRSVGPSLGADSIQASMVALILGFVLVVVFMIVYYKTAGIIANIALITNIFIIVSVMAMFGATLTLPGMAGIVLTVGMAVDANVIITERIRELLRQGLSIQKAIEDGYSNAMRAILDANITTLLVAVILYAYGTGPIKGFAITISIGILASMLTAILGTHGIYEALMPKISKDKNIKKWFGVS; translated from the coding sequence TTGAAAATCTTAAATTATAGACTCATAATATTTATACTAAGCATTATATTTGGAGTTGTATTTTCTATACCTTCATTTATGCAAACAAATAGTGGTAAAAAAATCTCATTAGGATTAGATTTACAAGGTGGACTTCATATGCTTCTTGGAGTTCAAACGGATGAGGCAGTTACTTCAAAAATCAAAACAATAGCAACTTCAATTAAATATTTTGCCGAAGACGAAGATTTATTAATAGAAGATTTAAGTATCAATGGTGATAGCATAACTTTTACTATTTTAGATAAAGATGAAGCACCTAAAATTGAAACAATGTTAGAAAAAATAGGTGGTTTAGAAGTTGGATTAGATGAACTTACTTTTAATGTAAGTTTAACTGATGATGAGATTGTTCGAACAAAAGATTTATCTGTTGCGCAAGCTGTTGAAACTATTAGAAATAGACTTGACCAATTTGGACTTGCTGAACCAACTGTTATTAGACAAGGTGAAACTGATATTGTTGTTCAACTTCCAGGAATTAGATCTCAAGAAGATGAAAAAGCTGCAAGAGAACTTATTTCTAAGCCAGCTAATTTAGAACTTATGGCAGTAGATGAAGAAAGAGCAGACCAAGTTTATACTATGAGTGATGCTCAAGCAGCTTCATATGGAGATATTATTTTAGAGGATGTAAAAAATCCAAATACTTTATATTTAGTAAAAGAGATACCTATTTTAAATGGGGAGCAAGTAATTGATGCAAAAGTTGCTTTTGACCAATCAAATCAGCCTATTATTAATTTTACATTAAATTCAAGTGGTGCAAGAATTTTTGGTGATTTTACAGCAAAAAGTATAGGAAAAAGACTTGCAGTTGTTCTTGATGGGAAAGTTTATTCAGCTCCTTCAATTAGAGAAAGAATTGGTGGAGGAAGTGGACAAATTTCTGGTGGTTTTACTATGATTGAAGCTGGAAATGTTGCAATTGCTCTTAGAAGTGGAGCTTTACCAGCTTCTGTAAAATTACTTGAAAAAAGAAGTGTGGGACCATCACTTGGAGCAGACTCTATTCAAGCTTCTATGGTTGCACTTATTTTAGGATTTGTACTAGTTGTAGTATTTATGATTGTATATTATAAAACTGCTGGAATTATTGCAAATATTGCACTTATTACAAATATTTTTATTATAGTATCAGTTATGGCAATGTTTGGTGCAACTCTTACTTTACCTGGTATGGCAGGGATTGTATTAACCGTGGGTATGGCAGTTGATGCCAATGTAATTATTACTGAAAGAATTAGAGAATTATTAAGACAAGGATTATCAATTCAAAAAGCAATAGAAGATGGTTACTCAAATGCAATGAGAGCTATTTTAGATGCAAATATTACTACTTTATTGGTTGCTGTAATTCTTTATGCTTATGGAACAGGACCAATAAAAGGTTTTGCAATTACTATTTCTATTGGTATTTTAGCTTCAATGCTTACGGCAATTTTGGGAACTCATGGTATTTATGAAGCCTTAATGCCAAAAATATCAAAAGATAAAAATATAAAAAAATGGTTTGGGGTTAGCTAA
- the secF gene encoding protein translocase subunit SecF — protein MEIFKTDRIYNFMGRRLPFLGLSSILFIASIVILFTKGLNFGIDFAGGTIIQVKYEKQAPISDIRTVLKTKPEYANAIISEFGSKEEVVIRLSGTSSDLSTDISDKIHNVLASTGNFEVRRVDIVGPKVGGELREKGVMALGLAIIIILIYVSFRFEWRFAIASILALIHDITIAMGALSLFSIEVNLDILAAILTLLGYSLNDTIIVFDRIREGIQTSKETLLDTIVNESVSKTLSRTTLTSLTTFFVVVTLFAFGGEIIHGFAFTLLVGIIVGTYSSIFIAASFLVQLKFSITDFRSKEAEKLKRQKEKEKIRAMYEKGTV, from the coding sequence ATGGAAATTTTTAAAACTGATAGAATATATAATTTTATGGGAAGAAGACTTCCTTTTTTAGGTCTTTCTTCTATTTTATTTATTGCCTCAATAGTAATTTTATTTACTAAAGGTTTAAACTTTGGTATTGATTTTGCTGGTGGAACAATTATTCAAGTAAAATATGAGAAACAAGCCCCAATTTCAGATATTAGAACTGTATTAAAAACAAAACCTGAATATGCAAATGCAATTATTTCAGAGTTTGGAAGTAAAGAAGAGGTTGTTATTAGATTATCTGGTACTTCTTCTGATTTATCAACTGATATAAGTGATAAAATACATAATGTATTAGCAAGTACAGGAAATTTTGAAGTAAGAAGAGTTGATATAGTTGGACCTAAAGTTGGAGGAGAATTAAGAGAAAAAGGTGTAATGGCTTTAGGTTTAGCTATTATTATAATCTTAATTTATGTAAGTTTTAGATTTGAATGGAGATTTGCTATTGCTTCAATTTTAGCATTAATTCACGATATTACTATTGCTATGGGAGCTTTATCACTTTTTTCTATAGAAGTAAATCTTGATATTTTAGCAGCAATTCTTACTCTTTTAGGATACTCTCTAAATGATACAATTATTGTATTTGATAGAATTCGAGAAGGAATACAAACTTCTAAAGAGACTTTATTAGATACTATTGTAAATGAATCAGTAAGTAAAACTTTATCAAGAACAACACTTACTTCATTAACAACATTTTTTGTTGTTGTTACTTTATTTGCCTTTGGTGGTGAGATTATTCATGGATTTGCCTTTACTTTACTTGTAGGTATTATTGTGGGTACATATTCATCTATTTTTATTGCAGCATCTTTTTTAGTTCAATTAAAATTTTCAATAACTGATTTTAGAAGTAAAGAAGCTGAAAAATTAAAAAGACAAAAAGAAAAAGAAAAAATAAGAGCTATGTATGAAAAAGGTACAGTATAA
- a CDS encoding DUF6394 family protein, whose translation MDWGKVTYIFFSLMSLTTTAGFIYEPNAVALFLAAGVNVISTILKIGVKNLLAAELLASSLVADLHLIPAFMVLTFIGDERMAIALAIGAVVANLFSIALALIESAKSQDKDDY comes from the coding sequence ATGGATTGGGGTAAGGTAACTTATATATTTTTCTCACTCATGTCACTCACAACTACAGCAGGGTTTATTTATGAGCCAAATGCAGTAGCATTGTTCTTAGCTGCAGGTGTAAATGTAATCTCTACAATTTTAAAAATTGGTGTAAAAAATCTTTTAGCAGCAGAACTATTAGCAAGTTCATTAGTGGCAGACTTACACCTAATTCCTGCGTTTATGGTATTAACTTTTATAGGTGATGAAAGAATGGCAATTGCTTTAGCAATAGGTGCAGTTGTAGCAAATCTTTTCTCAATAGCATTAGCGCTAATAGAAAGTGCAAAAAGTCAAGATAAGGATGATTATTAA